The sequence TCTCAAGTTTGGTAAGTCAGTTGTCTCTACTATGCGATGCATTGATCTAGTTACTTCCCATATGTGGCTGGTGTTCTGATTTGCTTAAATTTTTCTAATGTAATGAAGGCTTCCTTATAACATTTCATCTCTGTGGATGATGGTTTTTATTGAAAAAGATATTACTACATTCACTAGTTTATGATTCTTGACATTGGATTAGTGTTTATTGAACTTTTTGAACACTAATATGTGCTTTTAAGagatgctttttttttttaaactgtAAAATCCCGAAAGAACCGTGCATTATTGGAAGACTTATATGCTAGGGTTGGCTGCAGGTTGCTAAGGAGAGACCCAATGGGAGCACTCGGCTATGTGAGCCTGGAACCTTCTCTTACTAAATTAGTTGACTCTAGTGATGATCGCCCTTCTGAAATGGGGCAAGTAGCTGCTTTGAGAAACGGAGAGGTTCTAGGACCTCAAACCGTTCTTAAGAGTGACCACTGTCCTGGCTGTCAACATCCTGGCTTGCCAGAAATATTAGAAGGTGCTCCTAACTTTAGAGAAATTCCAGGATTTCCTGTATATGGTGTTGCAAATCCAACTGTCAGTGGGATACGATCTGTAATTCAAAGGATTGGTAGCTCCAAAGGTGGACGTCCAGTTTTCTGGCACAATATGAGAGAAGAACCTGTTATCTACATCAATGGAAAACCATTTGTACTCCGCGAAGTTGAAAGGCCCTATAAAAATATGCTTGAATACACGGTATGAATTCAATTTCATGCAAATTTTAGATAAGTAACTTCTTTCAGATGATGATGCATAAACCCTTCATTTTGCATTGACGTATCATTGCAAATGTGTGTGACATTGTATTGTATCATTATATGGTTCCTTTAAAACAGGCATGTTAAAAAcgataaaaaattgaattgaccTGTATCAGATCCATACTTGTCTCGGATACTCATTTCCAAAACTCTTACTTGAATCCATATTTTTAGACTTCTATTATGCTGTCAGAAGCCTTTCCTCTACTTTTTGGTTTTCTCTGTCTGGAGGAATGCagcttcttctttctttttcttttcctttttcttttcacatgaaaatcaagaaaagtaGATCCTGTATGATTTTAAAATTGTCTTACTACCTTTTTAAATGTTCTTGCAATTTCTTGTGTTACATGTTATTAATTTTTAGAAGATATTCTTATTGATATTAATtctgatgagatctcaatacaCTCCCTCTGTTTCAAGTTATGCGTCTTACTTCCTTTATTGGTCTATTGAGAAAACaatgatattttctatatttagtaaCTCTTTTATTCCAAAATCCTAtttggcatgtttaagaccacaagattcaaaggGTATTTTTGTACATTGTACACATGTTTAGTTTAGAACCATAAGACTCAAAAGTGTCCTTATTTTCTTTAACTCCATGCCTAGTCAAATTAAGATACTTAATTGACATGGAGGGAGTAGAATATAGTGCAAATATCTTTGCTTTAAGTCCCTTTTTTGAACCTTTGGctgatattattttatcaaaaatagacAATCTGATCAGTACTTCCTTTGTACCGAATAATCAGATTGCATAAACTGAATTTGTTCCCAGCTGATTTTGATAGATTTCAAATGGTACATGTAGTTCTATAGGAAGTTTTTGAAGTTCCTGTTCTCTATCTTAAAAgccttatttatttttcttcggTATACAATATTTTCATTTCTAATGCAAGGGCTTCTTGTATTACAAAATTTGCTGAAAATAcaagatatttttttcttttaagtggATTTGCTTTAGGGTCTTGACTTGTTTATTACTTATGATTttgagttatgattattaaactGGCTAGTTACAACTAAATGAATATAGGGGATTGATCGTGAACGAGTGGAAAAAATGGAAGCTAGATTAAAGGATGACATTATGCGAGAAGCTGAGCGTTATCAAGGAGCAATAATGGTTATTCATGAAACTGATGACGGTCAAATTTTTGATGCTTGGGAACATGTGAGCTCTGATGCAGTTCAAACTCCTGTGGAGGTCTTTAAGTGCTTGGAGGCTGATGGTTTTCCAATAAAGTATGCTCGTGTTCCTATCACTGATGGCAAAGCTCCCAAAAGTTCTGACTTCGATGTATTGTCTTTTAATATAGCATCTGCTTCCAAGGATACTGCGTTTGTCTTTAATTGCCAGGTAACTTAGTATCtagtcttctttttttcttcttcttcttcggttTACTTGTTTTTTCGGAGACATTTAGCTCCAAACAGATGAtgcttattttactttttctgtGAATACAGATGGGTATAGGGAGGACTACCACTGGAACTGTAACTGCATGCCTTTTGAAATTACGTATTGATCGTGGGAGACCAATTAGAGTATTGCATGATGCATCAAATCTTGATTTAGGTGGTGGTTTGCCAAGCGATGATGAAAGTGAAGGCCAATCCCATCCACCTGCATCTTTAGTATTGAAAAGTAGACCTCAAACACACAGGAATGATGCATTTGGGATAAATGACATCCTGTTGCTATGGAAAATAACAAGATTGTTTGATAATGGGGTGGAATGCCGAGAGGCCTTAGATGCTATTATTGATCGATGTTCAGCTCTGCAGAACATACGCCAAGCAGTCTTGCAATACAGGAAGTTGTTTAATCAGCAGCATAATGAGCCTAGAGAAAGAAGAGTAGCACTAAATCGTGGTGCTGAATACTTGGAACGATATTTTCGTTTGATTGCTTTTGCTGCATATCTTGGTAGCGAAGCATTTGATGGATTTTGTGGACAAGGAAAATCGAGGATGACATTCAAAGATTGGCTGCACCAGAGGCCAGAGGTTCAAGCAATGAAGTGGTCAATCAGATTACGGCCTGGGAGATTCTTTACCATCCCTGTAATGCCTCTGTCATCTGTCTGTCTCATGATTATGGATTCTTTTGAAGCTCGATTTGATTCTGTTATGATTGTTTGTGCAGGAGGAACTAAGAGCTCCACATGAGTCACAACATGGAGATGCTGTTATGGAAGCTATTGTGAAAGATCGGAATGGCTCTGTTCTTGGTAAAGGGTCTATTCTCAAGATGTACTTCTTTCCTGGCCAAAGAACTTCCAGTCACATACAAATTCATGGTGCTCCTCATGTTTACAGAGTATGTTAAACTTCCACTTTTGTCAGGACGATAAGATAAGCTGAATTTTGATTTTACATGCCTAATACGGAGATAGTTATACTTGTGTTAGGGTTTCCAAGAGAGATGTAGTGTACCATTTACAGCACAGGCCTTTATATCATCTACACAAGATTTTCTTCACATAGATTTTGAAGCCAATTTTCATATGACAAAGAACTATTTTTAGTTAGAGAGTAATAATGCTTTGAGACAAATTTATCATACAGTATATTTATGTGTATGGTAAATGCTATTTTAAAATCGGGTCAAACAAAGAAGTCCAAAGTATAGTACCCCAATTTGCGATGCAATATGGGCTGGTTTGTCATTCTGCTGCTATTAGAGATCTAATGTAAAGCCAGAAACGAAAAGAACAGCACAGCAAGATCAGGTAAGCAGAAAGTTACTATGCTTAAGTTTACAGAAGAGACGGTCAACAACAATGGGAAGTACAAAAAAATTGCTAGTCCAACCTTACCAAAACAGTGTATAAAGAATGGACCAAAAGTACGAAGTATTCTACCCCCATTCACTCGACGATTCAGTAGGGGGTTGGTTTAACTCCTCTACCATTATAGATCTCAATAAAAATCTCCATAATCCAAATTATCTCGGTATGAACTCTATCCGTCTAATCAGGCAGGATTGAGGTCGCAAAATAAATAGACAaagtattcaattttataccTAATTGTAAAGTGTAGATTTGTTCACATTTGCAAATGTTGCATGTGCAATGCACTTATATGACCTTGTATAGGAAGAGTATAATACACTGATTGGAGAGAGATAGAGGCTAAGGACATAAATTTTGTAGTGAATATGCATAGATCTACGaacttgtgattttttttttggtaaaggTAAAGTTGTATTTTTCAGTATTAAGGGTATGCTGCATACCTCCAAAAAGTTACAAGATATATCCATAATTACATAGATCCTAGGAAATCTACCAACTGTTCTACTTCTTCTTCACACCAAAAAAACATGTTAATGCAATTTTCTTTAACTTCCTGAATATTGTTACTTGTATTCTTATGACACCTGAGATTTCTTTCTCTCCAAATAGCCCACCAGACAGGTACTATAgaccaccatcttttttgggtcttgccccccccccccccccccccNNNNNNNNNNNNNNNNNNNNNNNNNNNNNNNNNNNNNNNNNNNNNNNNNNNNNNNNNNNNNNNNNNNNNNNNNNNNNNNNNNNNNNNNNNNNNNNNNNNNNNNNNNNNNNNNNNNNNNNNNNNNNNNNNNNNNNNNNNNNNNNNNNNNNNNNNNNNNNNNNNNNNNNNNNNNNNNNNNNNNNNNNNNNNNNNNNNNNNNNNNNNNNNNNNNNNNNNNNNNNNNNNNNNNNNNNNNNNNNNNNNNNNNNNNNNNNNNNNNNNNNNNNNNNNNNNNNNNNNNNNNNNNNNNNNNNNNNNNNNNNNNNNNNNNNNNNNNNNNNNNNNNNNNNNNNNNNNNNNNNNNNNNNNNNNNNNNNNNNNNNNNNNNNNNNNNNNNNNNNNNNNNNNNNNNNNNNNNNNNNNNNNNNNNNNNNNNNNNNNNNNNNNNNNNNNNNNNNNNNNNNNNNNNNNNNNNNNNNNNNNNNNNNNNNNNNNNNNtgcccccccccccccatccAACAGCTCAAAAGATCAACGATATGTTCTGGCATCACCCAGGGCTCTTGAGAAATGCTGAGAACCATGTGCCACACCTGAACAGTAATACTACAGTGTAGGAATGAGTGGTCGTTAGTTTCTTCCTTCTCATGGCAAAAAAACATCTGGAGACAATCTGGAAGCCTCTTTTCTTGAGTTTTTACTGAGTGAGACATGCCCTTCAGGTGAAGCATTTTTGCCTTGGTTGGAGTGTTGCCCTTCCCTATTCGTTTCCATGGACCAAGAATTCCCCGAGTGAGTCATAATCTCTCTGATACAGTCTACTCATAGATAACTTGCCATCAGAGTCGTGTTTCCATCTGATACTATCTGCTTCTGTAGTAAGGCCTGTGAATTCACCCAATTTGAGTAGCATTTTAGCAATTTTATCCACTTCCCAATCATTTAGATTTCTCCTGAAGGTGAGGTTCCATCCCTGAGGAGACCAAATCTCAGCAATTTTAGCATCATGATTGGTACAAAATGAAAAGAGATCTGGGAAAACCGAGCTTAGAAACTCTTGTCCAATCCACTTGTccttccaaaaaaatattttgttacccTCGCCCACTTTGAACACCAAATTCTCCTTCAGACTAGACCATAAATTTCTGATTGATCTCCATACTGTTACTCCATACGTGCTATCTACTATGTgaattttgagttttatttCATGGGTAAAACTTGAAATTCTTACTGAATTTCTCATCCTTTATAGGTTGATGGGTACCCCATTTATAGCATGGCAACACCTACTATTGCTGGAGCTAAGGAGATGTTGACTTACCTTGGTGCAAACCAGACCTCAAAAGAAAGATCTGCTAAAAGAGTAGTTTTAACTGATCTGAGAGAAGAGGCTGTTGTTTATATTAATGGAACACCCTTTGTTCTGAGAGAATTGAATAAGCCTGTTGAATCCTTGAAGCATGTTGGAATCACTGGTTCATTGGTCAGTCAATCAAATTACCCCTTCAAACAATggttatgatcattttattatctatttaacttCATTTTCCCCACAGGTGGAACACTTGGAGGCTCGGTTAAAAGATGACATTCAATGTGAGATTAGACAATCTGGTGGTAGGATGCTTCTGCATCGTGAAGAGTATAACCCGACTTCAAATCAAGTTAGTATCATTGGATATTGGGAGAACATATTTGTGGATGATGTTAAGACTCCTGCTGAGGTATATGCAAGCCTGAAGAATGAAGGTTATGACATAACCTATAGGAGGATACCGTTGACTAGAGAGAAAGAAGCCCTGTCTTCCGATATTGATGCTATCCAATACTGTAAAGACGAGTAAGTGGCAGCACATAATTTGCTGAATATTTAAATGCCCTCAACTTCTGAGTGAGGTCATTCAAATTTTCACTAGCCGTTTTTGTGAGGGAAAAGTTGACATATTGGAACTGAAGCATAATTCATTGATTGTATGTGAAAGTTGGATAGCTTCTTGTCCTTCCGCAGCCATCACCATGACATAGACAGATTGCACTAGAACTAAAAGTAAAATCATGTTTGTGGAATTGCTCGTCTCAGAAACTCTAAATATCTCAGAGAATGTCCAATTGGATATAATAGGATATGCCTTGCtatactaatttttttcaatCGAGAGTTTAGGAATCTTGATAGGAAACAGCCTCTCTACACCGCAAAGGTAGAGGTAAGGTCTGTGCACATCCTATCTCCCCCTACACTGTTTTACGTTATTGTTCATTTATTGTGAGTTTAGGAATCTTGATTGAACTATCATTAACTTGTTATTGCCAATTTATACTTGTTAATGGCGCAAAAACTACATTCCTAAAGTTGTCTGGCTTTATTGGTGTTTGAGAAGATTTAATCGTTCGTTCTTTGATAAGATAAATGTTATAACATACTTCTTCTTTTACTATTCTCACCCGAATCCAGCAAAAAAGTCTATTCTGTGTCAGGTGCAGTGTGATTTTGATTGCCAAAGGGTATAGGATGTCTTTCTAGTGATAATTTCTCTCCTCAAATCCAGAGGAAAAGTCTATTCTGTGTCAGGTGCAGTGTGATTTTGATTGCCAAAGGGTATAAGATGTCTTTCTAGTGATAATTTTTTACCTGTGTCGATGAAGAATTTATCTGAGAGTTGTTAATCAGTGACTTCCTTTTCTATGTTCTCATTAGAagtaaaattaaactaattgttctttttttttctctaaacaGCGCTGCAGGATCTTACCTTTTTGTATCACACACAGGATTTGGAGGGATTGCTTATGCAATGGCTATTATTTGTTTAAGGCTTGAAGCTGAGGCTAAATTGTCATTGGGTATTCATCGACCTTTTGAAAGTACCGGTCTTCCTTGTTCACCTCTAGAGAATTTCAATGTTCAAATTTCTGATGAAGAAGCACGGAGAATGGGTGACTATCGGGACATATTAAGCCTCACTAGGGTTCTTGTGCACGGCCCTGAGAGCAAGACAGACGTTGATGCTGTGATAGAAAGGTACACATCCTCTACTTAATCCATAATGCCAGCTTCCTGACTACTACACAGGAGATTGGTTGAGGGCATAAATACGATAAACTTCTCATACCATCAAATTTTCAAGTATTATTTAGATTCAATTAGGGATCTCTATTGACAGTAAAAGGAACTAGTGACTGAACTTTTCTGACCCTATTGGGTGAAGACAATTAGTGAGTAAAAAAATCCGTTTaatgcttattatgatatgtgcaTATCAGGGAATTGGGTAAACTAATTACTCCAAGATAAGAGGGTGATATAGAGAGGGAGCAGTGGTGAGTTGTCTATGTAATAAGGCTTAGGGAAGGGTGCTCTTTTACCGGTAAAGTCGTCTTACTACGGTAAGTTGCTTTGTAAAGTTGTACAAATCCTACAAACCTGTACGTTTGGATCCCCAACAGCACCCAgaaagatgtattttttttgcATGGTTAATGAGCGATTCTGACTGCCGAAAACTTGAGGAAGTGGAGCAATTATGTTGTTGTTTCATGCGCAAAAATACAGGAAAGGATGTGGACTGTCTACTATTGCATTGTCAGATAGTTTCACAACTTAGGTTGAAGATTCTGAGATGGTTTGGTTTTGGACTATGCCGGGTATGGTGAAGGATGTTATATTCAGTTGGTCTTTTAGACGACAGAGGAGAAGGCATAGGGCATGGTATATTGCTTCATTGGCTTTAATGTGGGTATATGGAGAGAGAACTAGAAGAGCTTTTAAAGGAAGTGACCTTGATTTTGTACATTTGAAGAATAGTTTCTTATCTTTAATATCTTTTTGGTGTACCATGAGGTTCTTATTTGTATTCAAGGATGGGTCTCTTCTTCTGTAGAGAaccatttattttttgaaggtttttaattttttggtataCTTCTCCATTCCTTTAGCTAGCCTTTAAGTGCTTTGAGCTTTGCAAGCTAGAATAAAATTAGACTTGCCTTGCAACCAAAAAAGACGtccacaacttttttttttctgtccACAAAACCCTCTGTGCTCAACCACCaattctcaaatttgaaataagatTTGTTCTGTTCCCAGACTATCATAGTCAATTCTCTGTAGAAGTTTGATATTGCTGAACCTATCATTCCACTCTTCTCTGTAGAAGTTTGATATTGCTGAACCTATCATCCCCCTCTTCTGATATAAGTATTCTGTCAACCTGGAAACAATCATGTTATTGTCTTTTTTGATCAGGTTAAAGAGCCCCCTTTCAGTTGTGGATCGATCAATTTCATATACTGTATAACATAGATGGAGATCTCCTCCTACAATTCATTTCAGAAGGAAATCTTGTGATGTTGAAATCGTCACAAACAACCAGGGACCACCCATCAAGCACGTAGCTGCTTCCATCTCTTCCCAAACATTTTCCCTTTCAGATCTGCAAATGGTGCATATACCCTTGTTATGTGACTCTCAACGTCTTGTAAGAGTGCCTCAAACTTGCAAGTTAAGGTATATGAACCAATTTGGAAAGAGGTCCCTGTCCAAATTCTACTATCCTATAACATGAGTATACCTTGTACCACTAGCTTCTAAGTAGACAAATCTCACCCATCTACTCCTCCAATTCTCTCTAAATGATCTCCCTTACATTCCCTTCTAATTTGTTTCCTGAAGACAAATGATATCAGCATTCCAGTTGTGTGTCAGGCTCTTTACTACTTTTCTTTTACCCTTATTATTAAGACCCCGGACATTCCATGACATCAAATTGATCTTCATTAAAAACAATTTCCATCCTTTCCCCTGTTCCTCTTCTCATCATTCTTGAACTTGACATCAAAAACAGTATCCTTAGATTCGTGAACTCCTTTGTGTATAGGCCTCTTGATAGAATCCTCGGCGTCCATTTCTCGTGGGCTGCCTGCTACTGTCAATTTGCTTGAGCAGTTCCAAATCTTCTTCCTCGTGTCCTTGAAAATCTACCCAAAAGGTTTGCccattttaatcaaattttggtGCATGCAAATTGTTGCATCCATCTCGTTGTCTGGTAGaaatttttgatgttgttgaatAAGTTCTGCATCTTCCAATACCCATTCGTCAATCTCTTTCCCTTCTTGGATAGCCATTGAGTTATGTTGGTATTTCActattttattctcctcctttaGAGTATCACGGATGTTGTCAAAGGCGAAAAGCGCAAAATAAACTCTAAGGTCCGTTAGGGCTTTAAGCGCAAAGCGCAAATAAAGTGTGGGCTTAAAAGGcgcaaagggagaaaagaatacaaatatatatgtttagttcaaaactaataattataaacatgaatgacaaaaatatgaccaaagaaattgaaaaaaagtttatgataaagtaaaatatcaattatttagtgTCACTTCTTCATACGAGGCTCATTGACAAGGAAACGTTTGCCTTAGAACCTTGATGACGACACTGAAGCGCACATAAAGTGAGGCAAAGCGCTCAACCTGTTTTGAGCCTCGTTTTAGGGCTTAAGcgcgcctttgataacactCACTATCACCTATCATAGTTAAGTCATGGTATTTGCATGTTTCGAGCCTTGCATGTCTGCCTCTGTTATTTTCTCCCCCAGGTTCGGGAGTTCTGCTTCATTGACCCCTCTGTTTATGTAGCTGATGCAGAAAATACTGTGAGTGTTGTTAGCGTTATTTGTTCGACTAAAATTTGGTCGAAACTTTCAACCAGATGTTTGGATTCAAGTCACTGAAAATGACTTAGCCTGCTCTGTCAGCCCCAAAATCCCCTTGCTTGAACTCTCCACATGCTCTTTATTAGCTGCACATTGTATACCCATGTTTTCAGTACCTTCTTTTTTATGTCATAAAGCACATCTTTGCCCTAAGGTATGTAGAGAGCTTTGAACCAGCAGTTTCTTCGTCAAAACCTATCAGCTCCAGCATTCTCAGAATCGGTCATCTCTCTCGACTCAAATAGGGATATGGAATGGGGCAGCTCCGGCCATCTCCTATGATTTGGATTCTTGCCATTTAAggtgtttttgaattttgtttccTCTTCAGTGGAAACACCCACCTTCCACAAAGATTCCACACTTCTGAGAAAATCTTCTGCGACCAGAGATGAAGTGGATTGCCCAAAGCCCTAATCCATGTGGTATCATTGTTTTGAGAGATTGGAGAATAACCAACTGTTGGATTCCACCACTCAAGTTGCATCTTTCTCCTTTCTCATCTCCACTCCTTTTTTAGTGTCTGCTCCGCCATATTTCTGTTCTGGAATTAAAAGAGAAACATATTCGCTGCTCATTTCATAGATATTGACTTCAAAAACTGCTTTCCATGTTTGAGAGCACCATCTTCTAATATCTGCTAGTGTAACTTTCTCTGTGATCTCCTGTCCAAAATGCCCAACTATGCATCTATGAGCAAGCCATTACCCTTTAGCCCTGATGGCTCTGCAATGCAAATATCTCATCCACCCGCTGCAACTGTGGACTCTTTAAGGGTATTAGACTGCCATTTGCTTTTACGTACCACTCTGGCGTAAGGATAATCCTCCTTGTAAGCTCTGAAAGGCTCTGCATTGATCAGTAGGTTGGAGCATTTAATAAACCTCTTTATCTTAAATGTGATATCATTTAACCAGCATTCAGGGCAAACTCAGGAATTATTAGATCACATTTAACCAGCATTCAGGGCAAACTCAGGAATTATTAGGACCTATCTTTCATTCCCCTGAAGCGACAGGATGCTCATGTATCTTCCCTTCACATTAAATTTCCTGGTGCAGTAGAGGTCTCTAAGTTTGTCCTTGGTATTCCACTTCCTAATCATTTTTTCCCCTCTTTCAATGGTTCCTCAAGGATGATACAGAGCCACCTCATGGtatttgagttcaaaattgaatgTTTCATCATGTTGCAACTTCTTTTCCATCCGTACCAAGTCCCGTTACTGGCGGTGAGAGAAAATCTGAGCAGAAAAAATTAGAAGAGAGTGAAGGAAGAAGTTCGTTAGAGATCACTGTGGGTGAAAAACTGAGGTACCAAGCCAAACGTTGGCCAGCAAGCGTGGCCGGAGAATAGTTATCTTAGAGTCCAAGAAAGTAGGAGAGAGAAAATCCAATTACCGTAAGCTTTTGTTGAGGGAggaattaattttctatactTTGTTGGTATGGGTTCCTCAATACCAAATAATGGCTCGTTTTTACCTTTTTTAGCAGCAACTGGAGCATATTGACGGTTAAGAATTTGAAAAAGAGGTGGATTCATATGGTTGTTGGTGCTTCATATGCTATTGTTAAGGTGAAGGTGTGGACCACCTCCTCCTATATTGTCTGTTGGCAACTCGATTGTGGTGTGAGATTGGATATGTCTCGGGCTGTAAAGGTCGGTGTTGGACATAGTGAAGGAGGTACTCTCCAACTGAAAATTTAGAAAGCAGTCAGAGCGATGTGAATGTTGCTCGACTAGAACTCGTATGGATGATGTGGAAGTAAAGAAATAGTGGAGTTTTCAGTGGTATAGATTGAATTTGAGGAATagtctctcattttttattgTCTTGGTGCACTGATGAGGCTCCAGAATTCAGTTCTGTAGAGAAAATTGGGTGTGGTTCGAGGAGAATCATATTACTCTCTCCGTTTCATTTGTCTGTTCTAGTTGAGTGGACACATAGTCTTAGAAAGTAAAGACTTTTGAAATCTTATGGTTGTTAACTAAAGATATGTATAATGTATCAAAATACCCTTCAATCTTGTGGTCATAAACATGTTGTGTGGAATGTTGAAATTAAAGAGTTGCCAggaaaagtcatttttcataACGGACTCAAATGGGAAGTAAGACAAACTAATTGAAACAGAGGGAatgttttgtaaattttttactttttagtatCTTCTTGTGCACGAGAGATTCTCATTATTAATAAAATCTTTAGAGAGAAGATGATTTTTTCTACAGCAGGAAGTGGGAATATCATTGCTGACCAGCCTTTTAAGTTTAAGCTAATAGAAAAACTGAATTTGCTACTTATGGGTAGACTCAAGTCATGCTTCTACTTTGAAATGGTGTAGGTGTAGTGTAGACGTAGGAATTGATCTAACTATTTTGATCTTGAAGGTCTAAATCAACTGAATTGCACGCCACTGTTCTTCTGAATATTTTCTCTGActctttcttttcaatttttcaaaggTGTGCAGGTGCAGGTCATTTAGGAGAAGATATAGTTCAATATTCACAGGAGCTGGAAAGGAAAttagatgaagatgaagaacgTCGAGCATATCTGATGGATATGGGCATTAGAGCTTTAAGGTTGATTCTCTTCCATCTCTTTTTAGTGAAAAGTTTGTTGATAAAAAATGGAAGGTAGAAGCAGAGAACATAATACAAGGAACAAACATACTGCCCCTACATCATCTTCGAGG comes from Solanum pennellii chromosome 1, SPENNV200 and encodes:
- the LOC107004864 gene encoding paladin, which gives rise to MRSMSIPKEPEQVMKQRDGSVLGKKTILKSDHFPGCQNKRLSPHIDGAPNYRKAASLHVHGVAIPTVEGIQNVLDHIGTELSGKKTHILWINLREEPVLYINGRPFVLREVERPFSNLEYTGINRTRVEEMEDRLKDDVLQEAARYGNKILVTDELPDGQMVDQWEPVTYDSVKTPLQVYEELQTKEYLVEYERVPITDEKSPKELDFDILVHRVSQADVNTQIIFNCQMGRGRTTTGMVIATLVYLNRIGASGIPRSNSIGRVSDCISNLNDTLANSEEAIRRGEYTVIRSLIRVLEGGVEGKRQVDKVIDKCSSMQNLREAIAIYRNSILRQPDEMKREAALSFFVEYLERYYFLICFAVYLHTQRDALFAGSSAHCSFSDWMKARPELYSIIRRLLRRDPMGALGYVSLEPSLTKLVDSSDDRPSEMGQVAALRNGEVLGPQTVLKSDHCPGCQHPGLPEILEGAPNFREIPGFPVYGVANPTVSGIRSVIQRIGSSKGGRPVFWHNMREEPVIYINGKPFVLREVERPYKNMLEYTGIDRERVEKMEARLKDDIMREAERYQGAIMVIHETDDGQIFDAWEHVSSDAVQTPVEVFKCLEADGFPIKYARVPITDGKAPKSSDFDVLSFNIASASKDTAFVFNCQMGIGRTTTGTVTACLLKLRIDRGRPIRVLHDASNLDLGGGLPSDDESEGQSHPPASLVLKSRPQTHRNDAFGINDILLLWKITRLFDNGVECREALDAIIDRCSALQNIRQAVLQYRKLFNQQHNEPRERRVALNRGAEYLERYFRLIAFAAYLGSEAFDGFCGQGKSRMTFKDWLHQRPEVQAMKWSIRLRPGRFFTIPEELRAPHESQHGDAVMEAIVKDRNGSVLGKGSILKMYFFPGQRTSSHIQIHGAPHVYRVDGYPIYSMATPTIAGAKEMLTYLGANQTSKERSAKRVVLTDLREEAVVYINGTPFVLRELNKPVESLKHVGITGSLVEHLEARLKDDIQCEIRQSGGRMLLHREEYNPTSNQVSIIGYWENIFVDDVKTPAEVYASLKNEGYDITYRRIPLTREKEALSSDIDAIQYCKDDAAGSYLFVSHTGFGGIAYAMAIICLRLEAEAKLSLGIHRPFESTGLPCSPLENFNVQISDEEARRMGDYRDILSLTRVLVHGPESKTDVDAVIERCAGAGHLGEDIVQYSQELERKLDEDEERRAYLMDMGIRALRRYFFLITFRSYLYSSSPSELSFKEWMDARPELGHLCNNLRI